From Acidianus brierleyi:
CAAGAAGAACAATGGTTGCAGAAATAACTAAGGATGAAGAAAGGAAGAAGGCTTACGGAATTTTACATGCTTTGGACGTAGGTGGCGGAATGCTCGCTATAGTATACTTGACTATATTATTATACCTTAAGGTATCTCTATACTTTATTCTTCCATTTACAGCTATTCCTATAACTATAGGTACGCTGCTCTTAGTTTTTTCTAGATCTGGTGGGAAAAAACCTAAAGAAAAAATAAATTACAAGGTCATCACTGGAATATTGATCGCAACAGCTTTTTTTGGAATAAGTACCTACAGTCCAGGATTTCCTATAATAACTGTTACACAATCTACTCACGAAATATATTTGGGAGCTTTAACTTATGGTATATATTTAGGGGCTTCTGCTCTCTTTGGATATATATTTAGCTATGTTAGAATCGGGGATTTCCAAGGTCTTTTTTCAGGATATGTTCTATCTGCTTTAGCTAGTTTGGGTTTCGTATTTCTTTTTGGATTTAAGGCTGAAGGTCTTTATCCTCTTGTTTTTCTGCTAGGAATAGCCATGGCATCTGCAGAAACTTTTGAGCCAAGTATAATTTCTAAGGTTTCTGGTCAAAATATAGGCAGAGGGATGGGACTTCTTTCTCTAGCTAGAGGTATAGGATACTTTATAGGAAATTCTGTCATGGGTATACTTTATACAATAAATTACGCATATGCATATACTTTTGCTTCTTTAGTATCATTCGCGTCTGCCATAATAATTCTTATACTGATAAAATATAATAAGTAAAATTTTTATTAAAACGTTTTTAATACTTAAATTTTGTTTGACTTTAATCTCTATTAGGTTAACTCAATTGGGCTATATAGCGAATTTTATATTATCGAGTAATATTGTAGTAAGATAATATCTACTTTGTCTTTTTAAATAAGAAATTTTAGTATTATTATATAATTATTTATAAAATCTAATATAGCATTATATTAATTTCTTATTCCGGTGGTATTTCCTTAAATGTTATTGAAAGATCTATTCCTTTTTTATGATTGTAATACCTAGAAAGTAGATAAATTGTAATTCCTAAAGCAAAGGCTACGATTACAAAAGTTGCTGTTATATCATTAATCCCTGTTGGTGTCATAAATCCGAAAATTGGGTTTGTTCCTGCATCGAATGTTAAAAATGCTAGATAAAGTGCTGCTAGAGGTCCTGTTATTTTGAGTATTTTGATTTTGTTCTTAAAACCATAGATACTTGCGGCTATCATTACTGTAAGAAGGTATGAAGCGCCTAAGATAGTTGTTCCATATAACGATGCTGCAGCAGATAGTGAAAATACTGGAATAAGCAATAGTGATAGCGTTATAGTTAAGTCTAATAAATGGGCATATATTGGAGAACCTTGTGAGTTTACTTCCGAAAACTTCTCTGGTAAAACTCTATCAAAGGATAACGCAAAAACATATCTTGAAAACACTACTACTCCATAAGACAGTGTGTAAAAATTCCATGCTATTAATCCTAATCCTATTATCCATTGAAGTATTGGATTTGAAGCTACTGCAATAGCTACTGTCCAAAAATTGTAAGTAAAAGTAGGATATGCTAATAAATTCAAATTATAACCTGCTACTAAATTCATTTCTAAAAATCCTAATGTTACTAAGATAGCAGTAATACTTACTGCTAATATTACATTAAATTTTGCTATCTTATTATTTTTAAATTCTGAAGATACTGCAGCACCTGCGTTTATCCATGGATATGTATAGAGCGCAAATAATGGGAGGAGTGAAAACGTTGCAGCAATACTTATTGGAGGTAAGAAGGAATACTTTGGAATTACATTTGTTATGTTATTTGTTTGCAGGAAGGGTAAGATTTTAGTTCCGAAATCTGATGCAGAGAGTCCAATTGCTATCATTGCTATTATTAAACTAGATAATGAAAAAATGCCCAAAGCAGTTACAATACTAAAGCCCCATCTTGATTTCGTTATGTTTAACAATATGATTATTATAAAGAACGATGCCGAAATACCGTAAAATATTAGTCTATTAATAATAGGTGCATTATAAGGATTTACGAAGATTGTATTTGC
This genomic window contains:
- a CDS encoding MFS transporter, translated to MDKDVIKIAFSAFFSDLGYQAVVASFPLLLVFYFHVPIYVYGIVESFSYGVGLFFSFLGGLSADRFGSKRTSIFGNALIVLLSFTGFARNAIEAILFFLSGWFMRNLRSPARRTMVAEITKDEERKKAYGILHALDVGGGMLAIVYLTILLYLKVSLYFILPFTAIPITIGTLLLVFSRSGGKKPKEKINYKVITGILIATAFFGISTYSPGFPIITVTQSTHEIYLGALTYGIYLGASALFGYIFSYVRIGDFQGLFSGYVLSALASLGFVFLFGFKAEGLYPLVFLLGIAMASAETFEPSIISKVSGQNIGRGMGLLSLARGIGYFIGNSVMGILYTINYAYAYTFASLVSFASAIIILILIKYNK
- a CDS encoding APC family permease — encoded protein: MVESKSYFIRESSGLIKQVSLTDAVLLNIGNLSIGEALYTSISPYLEKGGVLWLASIFALIFTIPEIIVYTIMTSKISRTGGDYIWISRNLSGGIGSIMAIMYLIQSASFFAIISFFSGASINSTLTTIGQVDKIPDLLYLANTIFVNPYNAPIINRLIFYGISASFFIIIILLNITKSRWGFSIVTALGIFSLSSLIIAMIAIGLSASDFGTKILPFLQTNNITNVIPKYSFLPPISIAATFSLLPLFALYTYPWINAGAAVSSEFKNNKIAKFNVILAVSITAILVTLGFLEMNLVAGYNLNLLAYPTFTYNFWTVAIAVASNPILQWIIGLGLIAWNFYTLSYGVVVFSRYVFALSFDRVLPEKFSEVNSQGSPIYAHLLDLTITLSLLLIPVFSLSAAASLYGTTILGASYLLTVMIAASIYGFKNKIKILKITGPLAALYLAFLTFDAGTNPIFGFMTPTGINDITATFVIVAFALGITIYLLSRYYNHKKGIDLSITFKEIPPE